CCGGAGAATACCCGCCTCTTTTTTTGCCGGTATAATCCTGTTTAAGCAGTATGGTACGTTGCGCTTTTCTCTTAACACCAGCTTTAAAATATACTATCTCTAAAACGCTTCTGCTACTTTAAGCGCAGGCATTGAGCTAACTTATAAATTTTTAAAATTTATAATAATCTTTGATTACCAAATCAAAGACTATTTTTTTATACCAATTCGCTTAAAGTGTAATTAACCAGTTATTTACCCGAATATCTTACCAAAGTACGACGACGTAAACGTTACAATATGAAAAAAGGCTTAGCAGCTATTTTTTAATTTAAGCAAGCCAAGCCATTCCGTAAAGGTCAGAAAATCAATATTTTTAAAATTTCTACCAGTAGTTAAAGCCTTCAATTATTCTCCTGCATTTTAGCAAAATCAGGGCTACTTCATTATCAAACTACCCCTAAGCCTAAGCTTGTTGGCTTAACTTTCTTGATTTTTAATAGCTCGTAAAATACAATTATCCGGGAACAGCCTTATTTGCACTTAATACGGATTTGCTTGCTGAAAATACGTAAAATCAAGCTTTTGCATTAACTCTCCCGAAAATCAATCCGTTGTTACAAACAATGCGTAATTACAGAAGTACTATTCTGTTTTATACCCGGAAACCCCAACAAAAACAAACATATTATTTAACGAAGATGAATACAATTCAGGTAAAGTTATGGCTGCTGACACTGCTGTTTATTGGTATGACGGTGAGCAGTTGTGAGAAGGACGATGCTGGCCAGGTTAACCGTTTAACCGAAACCGATTTTATGTTGCGGGCCGCGGACAGCGATCTTTTTGAAATTCAGACCGGGCAAATTGCCTCGGGGAAAGGCACCCTGGCGGAGGTGCGGGAATTTGCCCAAAATCTGGTAATAGACCACATGGCATCCAGTAAAGATCTTAAAAACCTGGCCGCTCAAAAAAAGATAACTCTACCCGACTCGCTTAGCGCTGAAAAACGGGCCATCCGGCTGCGCTTGTCCAGTGAAAGCGGTACTGCATTCGATAAAGATTTTGTAGATGTTCAAATAAAAGCCCACGACGAAGCTATTAAATTATACGAACAAGGCGCGCGGGAACTTCAAGACCCGGATATCCGGAATTTTGCCACCAACACCTTACCTAATTTACAGGCTCACCGCGAGCATGCCTTAATGGTAAAATCAAAAACCGATGCGTTATAATAAGTAAAGCAGTAAAATAAAAACCTGGCTTTATAATTTAAAAAATAAGCTGCAGATTACAGAAGCTGTTTCGTATAAAAAAGCACCACCCTTAGTGGATTATTCACCGCCAATACCGGTTAGGAAAAACCCAATTAGTAATTAAACTGTAAAATGCGTAATCGTTTTCTGTTTTAAAGAAATAACAGGCGTTGTACTTTTTACTTTTTTTTCGTATTTTTTAGTTATAAAACTCTCTTCTGCCGGCGGGTAGATTTTTTAAATTTTTAAAAATCTGCTGGCCTGGCAAACTGCATTAACGTTTTTTTTTGGAATACTGAATTATGAAAAAGCTGCATGTAAACTGGCTCAGTGATGGCTTAATTGATTTTGAATACAAAAAATACTTATTGCTCGACTATCTGCAGGGCGTAAAAACTGAATTTGGCGCGCAACGCTTATATCCTATCTTCTCCGATTTAATCAGGCATTACCAGAATTTATTGCAGATTAAAGAACACAAAAAACTGGTTTACGAGCAATTTCCGGAACGGATCAGCCGGGCCGATTTTGAAAAACTGGAACTGGTATACCAGAAAATTGTGGAAGACGATGATACCATGAAAGAACTGGAGGAGATTATTCAGTTTGCCACGCCTTTGTTTAGCCAGGCCGTAGATACCGGTAAAGAAATTTACAACACCGTGGAGCGTCACCTGGAAATAACCCCTGTGGGCATCACTCCTATTTATTTTAACGAAGGATATTTGTTTCTGGAAGAATACTGGAACCAGGAAACTAAAATTTACTTTTACAAAATAACCATTTTTAATAATACCTACGAAAAATACCGGGGCATCCATACGCAACACCTGGATACGGTACGCCGCGGCATGGCGCTTACCCACGAAAGCCTGAAACTACAATTAGCCCGCGAAAACCGTGATTTTCCAAACCCGGCTACGTTTGCGGTGGTGGCGCGCGCCCGTTTTCCGTTCGAGCATTCTATCTTGCCCATTGCTAAACGCTCGCTGGTAAAATATCTGTCTACTTTAGGTAATTACCCGACCCGGGATTGATTTTTTAAAAATCTTATTTGTAAACTGCGCCCCTTATGGATCCTTTTGTGCTACCAGATACCACCAGTATTGCCCAGGTAACGTTGCGCACCCACCGGTTGCCGGCGCTTACCCAATTTTACGAACAGGTAATCGGGTTAAAAGTCATCCGTCAGCATGCAAACGCCGCTTATTTATCGGCTACCGGCCAGGAACCGGCTTTGTTAATCCTGGAACAAGATGTAACCGCACCCCGGCAAAGTGCCCAGCAGCCGGGTTTGTTTCATGTAGCCTACTTGTTGCCCAATCGTTTAGAGTTAGCGCGCTGGTGGCAGCATTTCAGGGCTAGCAACTGGCCCTTGCAAGGCCTCGGCGACCACCGGGTGAGCGAGGCGATTTACCTCGCCGATCCGGACCAGAACGGGATTGAAATTTATGCGGACCGCCCCCGGTCTACCTGGCCCATCCAAAATGGCCAGGTACAAATGACCACCGACCCCGTAGATGTGGAAAGTTTGCAGCAAGAAGTACCGGTTCCGGATAAACCCTGGACCGGCTTACCTGTGGGTACCTGTATTGGCCACGTGCATTTACAGGTAAGCAATTTAAACCTGGCCCGTACTTTTTATCATGAGTTACTGGGTTTTGCCATTACGCAGCAATCTTATCCGGGAGCTTTGTTTGTCGCGGCCGGCGGTTACCATCACCACCTGGGCCTAAATACCTGGCGCAGCCGGGCAACGCTGCCCCGTAACCCCCAGGCTACCGGCCTGGCTTCTTTTCAAATTCAGGTACCCGATGCCCTTACGCTGCACCAAGTAACAACCCGCCTGCAGGACGCAGACTATCTGGTTAAAACAATTGCTGGTAATAAAATACAGGTAACCGATAAAGACGGCATTACCGTGGAACTGGCAACAAATGCTTGATTAGAGAAGTTTTTTTTAAAAAAAGCGCCCAATTGCAAAATCATTTTTGTTCCTACGGAATATTTTTTAATTTTGTGCCACCATTTAACCTGCTTCCGTAGTTCAATGGATAGAATGTTGGTTTCCGGTACCAATGATAGGGGTTCGAATCCCTTCGGGAGCACTTGAATTAAACGAATCCGCTGTAAATTAAATATTTGCAGCGGATTTTTTTATTTAGTGTTACCAATAGTGTAACTAAAGCTCCGTAATAACTAAGCACTTGTATGGACACAAACTTGCAAGGGCTTTTTGTTTTAATGCTGCAACTAGTATATCTAGTTCGGTTTTCCTTCGATACCCCTACTCCAAAAGAAAAGTTTGCCCGCACAACTTACCCCATTACACACACTTTTACAGAAATAAAATAGCGCCTTTATTATGTATTTTATTGTTTGATTTTCAATAAATTGCAGTAATATATAATGCAAATTTATGCGATTCTATTTTCGATAAAGAGTTTCGGGGCAATAGCATGGTATAAAGGCTATTTTTCTGGCCATTGCATTCCTATTTTTGAATTTACCGCGCAATTAACCCCAGAGTTTCCGGGAGGGCCGGTCGCAAAAATTAATTTTTTAAAATTTTACCATTTCCAAATCCCCTAAAAGTTAACGTACCTGCTATGAAAACAAAATTACTTCCGGCTCACGCTTTTCAATCAACAGTTTACCGCGCGCCCGGGTGGTTGCGCTGGGTATTTTTCCTTCTTTTCACGGTTTACTTTGCCAATAGTTCCTGGGCCCAAACCAAAGTGTGGGACAAAACCCTGGGCGGCAACCAACAAGATAACCTGACAAGCGCGTTGGCTACGCCGGATGGCGGCTACTTAATGGGAGGAACTTCTATCTCGGGGAAATCCGGGGATAAAACGGACTACAGTCGCAATGGCCGGGCTTCGGATCTGGAAAAAAGAAAAGATTACTGGGTAGTAAAAGTAGATAGTAAAGGGCAGAAAGTATGGGATAAAACCTTTGGCGGAAACAACAAAGACGAACTCGAAAAAATAATTACTACGCCGGATGGGGGTTTTCTGTTGGGCGGCACGTCTTACTCCGGCAAAAGTGGCGATAAAAGTGAAAGCAGCCGGGGCGGAAGCGATTACTGGATTGTAAAAATTGATAACAATGGCAATAAACAATGGGATAAAACCTTTGGCGGCTCAGAATATGATCGGTTGTATACCCTGGTTCCGGTTTTAGGCGGCGGATACCTACTGGGAGGAAGCTCTGATTCCGGCAAAAGCGGCGATAAAAGCGCAACTCCAAAAGGAGAATACGATGCCTGGGTCATTAGAATTCAAGCAAACGGCACTAAGATCTGGGATAAAACTTTTAACCTGGGAGGCCATAATTTTATGAAAGAGATTGTGCGTACCCGGGATGGCAATTATGTACTGGGGGTTGATGCAAGCGGTTATTATGCTCTTGCGAAAATAACGGACACAGGCAAAGAACTCTGGCGACAACTTTACTTAACTATCGGTAGCGAAACAGGAAACGATATTTTAGAATCCGTAACTGTTACTGCGGATGGCGGTTTTCTACTAAGCGGAAGCTCAGAATCCGAGGCGAATGATGTTAAATCAGATTCTTCGCGGGGGGCCGAAGATTACTGGTTGTTAAAAGTAGATGCGAATGGCAATAGACTCTGGGATAAAACCTACGGGGGAAACAATAACGATTACCTCACAGATGTAACCCCAACCAAAGACGGTGGTTTTCTGTTAGGCGGCTATTCTAATTCGGATGTTGGCTTTGAAAAAAGCGAAGGCCAGTTAGGCCCTATAACCCCCAACGTTTCGTACAGCGGTTTTGATTATTGGATTATTAAAATAAATAAATCAGGTAAAATACTTTGGGATAAAGTTTATGGAGGAACCCAATCTGATCGGTTAGCTGCGTTGGTAAAATCACCGGAAGGTTACGTATTAGCGGGTACGTCTAGCTCTCCGCCCGGGGCATACAAATCAGAAAAAAGCCGGGGCGGCGATGATTACTGGCTCATAAACATTAAAGAACTAAATAAATTAGGCCAAAAAGTAACTTTCGATCCCATTCCCACTAAAAAAACCGGAGACGCCCCATTTGCCCTTACTGCTGGTTCAACTTCTAGATTGCCTGTTAAAATTACTATTGTTTCCGGGCCGGCTACCATTAAAAATAATGTAGTAACCTTAACCGGTTCTGGCGTTGTAACCGTTAAAGCCAGCCAAGCTGGTAACCAAACCTATCTGCCGGCGCCGGATGTTATTCAAACGTTTCTGGTAACTAATTTTTTAAAAAAATGGGATGTTACTTTAGGCGGTCCTTCGCACGATAATCTATCTGCCATGATTGCCACCCCGGATGGAGGTTACCTGCTCGGCGGCGTATCCTTATCAAATAAAGGCGGAGAAAAAAGCCAGAACAATAAAAGTAACGACTACGACTATTGGATAATAAAAATTGATAAAGCCGGCATAAAAATCTGGGATAAAACTTTTGGGGGTACGGGTGCCGATTATTTAAAAGATATAACTGTTACCACAGATGGCGGCTATCTGCTGGGTGGCTATTCTTCGTCGGGCATTAGCGGCGATAAAACCGGGGCAAACCGCGGCAATGCCAATACCTACGATTACTGGATCGTTAAGATTAATGCAAACGGGCAACAAGTATGGGATAGAACTTTTGGTGGCCAGGGCAACGATCCCGACTACGGCGGCGATTTATTAGAAAAAGTAGTAGCAACGCCAGATGGTGGTTTTCTTTTGGCTGGCACTTCCGCTAGTGGTATTGGCGCTGAAAAAACCCAGGCAAAAGGAGGCGAAGATTACTGGGTTATTAAAATAAATGCCCGGGGAAATAAAATCTGGGACAAAGCCTACGGGGGCAGCGCCATAAACAATACCCCACTAACTGGCAACGATATGCTGCGCGATCTAATACCCACCCCAGATGGTAATTATTTGCTGGCTGGCAGTAGCTGGTCTGGTACCAGCACCGATAAAAGCGAAGCTAACCAGGGCTTCCGGGATTACTGGATTATTAAAATTGATTCGCAAGGTAACCGGCTCTGGGATAAAACGTACGGCGGCAACAGCAGCGACGATTTAAGTACCGTGATTGCCACCTCCGATGGCGGTTATTTGGTGGGCGGCAGTTCTGTTTCGGGGATTAGCGGCGAAAAATCAGAGAAAAATTTAGCTGAATCGTACGTAGATTACTGGGTTTTAAAAATTGATGCCATTGGTAAAAAAATCTGGGATAAAACCTACGGTGGCCAGAACCACGATTATTTGCGGGCCTTAGCAGAGACGAACGACAACGGTTACTTACTGGGCGGCACTACTTATTCCGATAAAGGTTTTGATAAAAATGAGCCCAGCCGGGGTTTACAGGATTTTTGGTTAGTAAAAGTAAACAGCAATGGCAGTAAAGTAGACGAAAAAACCTACGGGGGCGAAAACTACGATGACTTGATTAAAATTCTGCCGGCTCCGGAAAACAAATACATCATTGGTGGTTCATCGGGGTCCGGCATAAGTACAGATAAAACTCAAGCCAGCCGCGGTAACTACGATTATTGGTTACTGCAAATCCAGGATAAAGCAGCGCCAGGTAAGCTTACCTGGGATGCTGGCTACGGGGGTACCAACCGCGAAAGATTAATGACCGTTTTACCTACCAGAGATGGCTACTTATTGGGCGGTTTCTCGTTATCGAGCCAGGATGGCACCAAAAGCCAGACCAGCTTTGGAGCTAACGATTTTTGGTTAATAAAAACCGAGGCCAATGGCCAAAAAATTTGGGATAAACGCTACGGTGGCTCCGCCAACGATTACCTGAATGCCATTATACCTACCGCCGACGGGGGTTATTTACTGGGCGGCAGTTCTGATTCGGGCCAGGATGGAAACAAAAGCCAAAGTTCGCGGGGCAGCCGCGATTACTGGATTGTAAAAGTAAACAGCCAGGGAACCAAGCAATGGGATAAACGTTACGGTGGCAGCGGTTTTGAAGACATCCGGGCGCTGGCCACCTTACCCAACGGCGATTACTTGCTGGGTGGCTACAGCGACTCGCCGGCTGACGGCGATAAAACGGAAAACAGCCAGGGCCAAAAAGATTTCTGGATCGTGCGCATTAAACCCAATGGCACCAAGGTTTGGGATCGGCGTTACGGTGGCACAGCCGATGAAGAACTGGAAGCTTTAGTGGTTACTAATTCGGGTAAAATAATTTTAGGAGGCAGTACCAATTCCGGTATCAGCGGGCAGGTTTCGCATAGATCGCGTGGTAGCTGGGATTACTGGTTACTCGAAATCGACGATACAGGTACTCTTTTGTGGGAGAAACGATACGGCGGGGCCGGTCAAGATAAGCTCACCGCTTTAATTCATGCTTCGGATAATAATTATGTATTAGCCGGCACTTCGGCTTCAGGCAAAGGTGGCGATAAAAGCCAGGCCAGTCAGGGAAAAGAAGATTACTGGCTTTTAAAAGTAAACAGCGCAACCGGGGCGAAGCTGTGGGATAAACGTTTTGGCGGCACCGGTACAGAGTTAGCGTGGGCTTTAAAAGAAACACCGGATAAAGGATATGTGCTGGGCGGCAGTTCCGATTCGGGCATCAGCGGGGATAAAAGCCAGAATAGTCAGGGGAAAACCGATTTTTGGTTAATTAAAACCGATGCTGCGGGCATCCGGCAATACGACCAACGGTACGGCGGCAACCAGGAAGACGAACTGCGCGCTATCTGGCCTTTAAGCAAAGGTGGGTATGTATTAGCCGGGCGCTCTAACTCGGGTAAAAGCGGCGACAAGACTACGGCTAATCTCGGCAACACCGATTACTGGCTCCTGCAAACTGCGCCTGATTTATTAACTAATCCGTTGGTGGCTACCCGCACCGCCACTGAAATTGAAGAAATAAAAACGTTTCGCACTTATCCCAACCCTTTCCGGGATAAAGTAATTATCCATTATACCCCCACTCAAACACAGATTATTTCGGTGCAGGTATATAGCAGCGAAGGCAAAATAGTAGCCCATTTGTATCAAGGTCCGGTAGAAGCTGGTCGGGAGCAAACGTGGGAGTGGCTGCCCGAAAGTTACCGGGCCAGCGGCTTGTACCTTTTGCGGGTGCAGGCACCCGATAAAATGCACACTTCTAAACTGCTGCTTGCCCGATAGTTTATTTTTTACGACAGAAGCATTCCGAAACAAGCCAGTAAATCCAATTTTTAAAAATTAGATTTACTGGCTTGTTTTATACCAGCGCGCGTAAACCCGGCAGGTTTTAAAACTTACCGGATATATTTAATTTACTTCTTTTTACCAATTCTTCCAAACAATCCTCTCCATTTCCTACTCTCCTGCTGTTTAAAACAATAGCTATTTTAGTGCCTATGTGATCCTGCAGATGCACTGCTTTTTAAAATTTACTACC
The sequence above is a segment of the Adhaeribacter swui genome. Coding sequences within it:
- a CDS encoding DUF4142 domain-containing protein, which translates into the protein MNTIQVKLWLLTLLFIGMTVSSCEKDDAGQVNRLTETDFMLRAADSDLFEIQTGQIASGKGTLAEVREFAQNLVIDHMASSKDLKNLAAQKKITLPDSLSAEKRAIRLRLSSESGTAFDKDFVDVQIKAHDEAIKLYEQGARELQDPDIRNFATNTLPNLQAHREHALMVKSKTDAL
- a CDS encoding VOC family protein translates to MDPFVLPDTTSIAQVTLRTHRLPALTQFYEQVIGLKVIRQHANAAYLSATGQEPALLILEQDVTAPRQSAQQPGLFHVAYLLPNRLELARWWQHFRASNWPLQGLGDHRVSEAIYLADPDQNGIEIYADRPRSTWPIQNGQVQMTTDPVDVESLQQEVPVPDKPWTGLPVGTCIGHVHLQVSNLNLARTFYHELLGFAITQQSYPGALFVAAGGYHHHLGLNTWRSRATLPRNPQATGLASFQIQVPDALTLHQVTTRLQDADYLVKTIAGNKIQVTDKDGITVELATNA
- a CDS encoding T9SS type A sorting domain-containing protein, which produces MKTKLLPAHAFQSTVYRAPGWLRWVFFLLFTVYFANSSWAQTKVWDKTLGGNQQDNLTSALATPDGGYLMGGTSISGKSGDKTDYSRNGRASDLEKRKDYWVVKVDSKGQKVWDKTFGGNNKDELEKIITTPDGGFLLGGTSYSGKSGDKSESSRGGSDYWIVKIDNNGNKQWDKTFGGSEYDRLYTLVPVLGGGYLLGGSSDSGKSGDKSATPKGEYDAWVIRIQANGTKIWDKTFNLGGHNFMKEIVRTRDGNYVLGVDASGYYALAKITDTGKELWRQLYLTIGSETGNDILESVTVTADGGFLLSGSSESEANDVKSDSSRGAEDYWLLKVDANGNRLWDKTYGGNNNDYLTDVTPTKDGGFLLGGYSNSDVGFEKSEGQLGPITPNVSYSGFDYWIIKINKSGKILWDKVYGGTQSDRLAALVKSPEGYVLAGTSSSPPGAYKSEKSRGGDDYWLINIKELNKLGQKVTFDPIPTKKTGDAPFALTAGSTSRLPVKITIVSGPATIKNNVVTLTGSGVVTVKASQAGNQTYLPAPDVIQTFLVTNFLKKWDVTLGGPSHDNLSAMIATPDGGYLLGGVSLSNKGGEKSQNNKSNDYDYWIIKIDKAGIKIWDKTFGGTGADYLKDITVTTDGGYLLGGYSSSGISGDKTGANRGNANTYDYWIVKINANGQQVWDRTFGGQGNDPDYGGDLLEKVVATPDGGFLLAGTSASGIGAEKTQAKGGEDYWVIKINARGNKIWDKAYGGSAINNTPLTGNDMLRDLIPTPDGNYLLAGSSWSGTSTDKSEANQGFRDYWIIKIDSQGNRLWDKTYGGNSSDDLSTVIATSDGGYLVGGSSVSGISGEKSEKNLAESYVDYWVLKIDAIGKKIWDKTYGGQNHDYLRALAETNDNGYLLGGTTYSDKGFDKNEPSRGLQDFWLVKVNSNGSKVDEKTYGGENYDDLIKILPAPENKYIIGGSSGSGISTDKTQASRGNYDYWLLQIQDKAAPGKLTWDAGYGGTNRERLMTVLPTRDGYLLGGFSLSSQDGTKSQTSFGANDFWLIKTEANGQKIWDKRYGGSANDYLNAIIPTADGGYLLGGSSDSGQDGNKSQSSRGSRDYWIVKVNSQGTKQWDKRYGGSGFEDIRALATLPNGDYLLGGYSDSPADGDKTENSQGQKDFWIVRIKPNGTKVWDRRYGGTADEELEALVVTNSGKIILGGSTNSGISGQVSHRSRGSWDYWLLEIDDTGTLLWEKRYGGAGQDKLTALIHASDNNYVLAGTSASGKGGDKSQASQGKEDYWLLKVNSATGAKLWDKRFGGTGTELAWALKETPDKGYVLGGSSDSGISGDKSQNSQGKTDFWLIKTDAAGIRQYDQRYGGNQEDELRAIWPLSKGGYVLAGRSNSGKSGDKTTANLGNTDYWLLQTAPDLLTNPLVATRTATEIEEIKTFRTYPNPFRDKVIIHYTPTQTQIISVQVYSSEGKIVAHLYQGPVEAGREQTWEWLPESYRASGLYLLRVQAPDKMHTSKLLLAR